A window of the Bacteriovorax sp. PP10 genome harbors these coding sequences:
- a CDS encoding substrate-binding periplasmic protein — protein sequence MQIRIYALKFFFLLALIFSAPIVSGNTQPIVVKIGGYEFAPFIEKEGKEGIVKDLIAKLNASQEKYHFEFVLTSANRRYRDFKTQKYDIILFEDEAWSWKQMGINYARTSIIGSGKELAVAMNYETRDQSYFDNLADKKIEVVLGYHYQITDMKSDAQTLMNKKIVQGKSNQDNLEDLLSKKVDVTFINSLMLSRFLNKNKELKDKFLIRNKVDHQFALRGLIHPNSPIKVSELEKLGFNKILVTDEN from the coding sequence ATGCAAATCAGAATATATGCCTTAAAATTTTTCTTCCTTCTAGCTCTTATATTTTCCGCACCAATTGTGTCTGGGAATACTCAACCCATCGTCGTTAAGATCGGAGGTTACGAATTTGCTCCCTTTATTGAAAAAGAAGGCAAGGAAGGAATTGTTAAGGACCTTATTGCCAAACTTAATGCTTCTCAAGAAAAATATCATTTCGAATTTGTCCTAACCAGTGCCAATAGAAGATACCGCGATTTTAAAACTCAGAAATATGACATTATTCTTTTTGAAGATGAAGCCTGGAGTTGGAAGCAGATGGGGATTAATTATGCCCGCACAAGTATTATTGGAAGCGGAAAAGAATTGGCCGTGGCGATGAATTATGAAACCCGCGACCAAAGCTATTTTGATAATCTTGCCGATAAAAAAATTGAAGTAGTTTTAGGTTATCACTATCAAATAACGGATATGAAATCAGATGCTCAGACCTTGATGAATAAAAAAATTGTTCAAGGGAAATCAAATCAAGATAACCTGGAAGATTTACTCAGCAAAAAAGTAGATGTGACATTTATCAACAGTTTGATGTTGAGCAGATTTTTAAATAAGAATAAAGAGTTGAAAGATAAATTTTTGATTAGAAATAAAGTCGATCATCAATTTGCACTTCGTGGCCTTATTCATCCCAACTCACCCATAAAAGTAAGTGAGTTGGAAAAATTAGGTTTCAATAAGATCTTGGTCACAGATGAAAATTAA
- a CDS encoding M14 family zinc carboxypeptidase, with product MKKFAMLCAFICTFSMTKAYSNVVEESFYIQTNDHKIFDLVKTRPELTIDHVEEGGFELYGPKGLKEFLVRNNIPHFSMAIGNLKMRGVYPSPEETEKELKSITAQYPEISKMFSIGKSVKNRDLWVIKLSRDVGTDDDRPEFKYIANMHGDEIVGREIMVKFIKDLLANYGKDPQVTNLLDRVQIYIMPSMNPDGAASSMRGNAKYVDLNRDFPDFTTPDNKDTVDGRQPETQAVMNWQKTRRFVLSANFHGGSEVVNYPWDTMPDKFPQEAYVKELSLEYSGLAPYIFASTAFKNGITNGYAWYEVNGGMQDWSIKYRNDLQITIELSNTKWPEYSKVDYYYQQNKPALLRFIERAIP from the coding sequence ATGAAAAAATTTGCTATGCTATGTGCATTCATCTGCACTTTCTCTATGACGAAAGCTTACTCTAATGTTGTTGAAGAATCTTTTTACATCCAGACTAATGATCATAAAATTTTTGACCTGGTAAAAACTAGACCTGAATTAACTATCGACCACGTGGAAGAAGGTGGCTTCGAGCTTTATGGGCCAAAAGGACTTAAAGAGTTCCTTGTAAGAAACAACATCCCTCACTTCTCAATGGCAATCGGAAATCTAAAGATGCGTGGAGTTTATCCATCACCTGAAGAGACTGAAAAAGAACTTAAATCAATCACAGCTCAATACCCTGAAATCAGCAAAATGTTTTCTATTGGTAAATCGGTTAAGAACCGTGACCTATGGGTGATTAAGCTTTCTCGCGATGTCGGGACTGATGATGACCGTCCGGAGTTTAAATACATCGCGAACATGCACGGAGATGAAATCGTCGGCCGCGAGATCATGGTGAAGTTCATTAAAGATCTTTTAGCAAACTACGGAAAAGACCCTCAGGTCACAAACCTACTTGATAGAGTTCAAATCTACATCATGCCTTCGATGAATCCAGATGGAGCAGCATCAAGCATGCGTGGGAATGCAAAATACGTTGATTTAAACCGCGATTTCCCTGACTTCACAACTCCAGACAATAAAGACACTGTTGATGGAAGACAGCCGGAAACTCAGGCAGTGATGAACTGGCAAAAAACACGTAGGTTTGTTCTTTCTGCCAACTTCCACGGTGGATCTGAAGTTGTGAACTATCCTTGGGATACAATGCCTGATAAATTTCCGCAAGAAGCTTACGTTAAAGAATTAAGCTTAGAGTACTCAGGACTTGCTCCTTATATCTTCGCTTCAACAGCTTTTAAAAATGGAATCACAAACGGGTATGCATGGTATGAAGTGAACGGTGGGATGCAAGACTGGAGTATCAAGTACAGAAACGATCTTCAGATCACTATCGAGCTTTCAAATACAAAATGGCCGGAGTACTCAAAAGTTGACTATTACTACCAACAAAATAAACCTGCTCTATTGAGATTTATCGAAAGAGCGATCCCTTAA